In the Sus scrofa isolate TJ Tabasco breed Duroc chromosome 8, Sscrofa11.1, whole genome shotgun sequence genome, gggggcacgcGGGGGTGCTGGTCACGGGACAGAGCCACTCTGCAGGCCCCCAGGATCAGCAAACAGCTGTCAAGGCTTAGCAGcaaccaaataaataagaaatgctatGGTTGAGTTTACACAGCAGCACTACTGGttcttgaaaaaaacaaacccaaaagaaGTAAATGAGGGGCCAGGGGGTGCGtggaggcagtgggggagggaggacagcTTCGGTAAAGTGCTTTTTGGGCACAGGAACCCTCTGGCCTGGCGCTCCAGCTGCACGTGGAGAGGTGGGACTGCGGGTGGAGGCTGCGCATGCAATTTCTAACCTCGCTAGGCATTCAGGGAGGACAGAGCTAAAGCAGCCAGCCCTCCATGGAGGTGTGCGCAGACTCAGGTGACGAAGGGTCTCCGAAGCCCTGCGTTTGCACACatgtgcaggcacacacacacacacacacacacacacacgcacgcacaggGGTTAGTGTTGCATTGCCTGGCTGGGGCCACATGGGGGACGTCCTGGCAGCCACGTGCACCGGCGGTGGCCGGACGCATCCTCAGGCTGCGGacaggaaggggaagaagaagaagtcgAAGGCGAACTTGACGGCGGCGTGCGCGGTGCTGCGCCAGTCCCGCTCCAGCTTGACGTGCCGCCGGGCCGGCGAGAGCTGCGCCATGCAGTTGAGGCAGCTGATGGCCTTGAGCTCGAAGACGGGCCACTTGCTGCCCAGGCGGCCCTCGAGGATGGTGCTGAACTCGATGACGCTGCCCTGGCGCAGGTGCAGCAGCACGTCCTTGAACTCGCTGCTGGCCCGCAGCACGATGTCCTTGGTGACGTCGTCCTCCTCGGGGCTGCGGGAGCCGTTGGCGCCGCTGTAGGGCATGCCCACGGTGATCTCGAACTTGTACCGGTCGAACTTCTTGATGTGGCAGGGGTGCTTGGCCAGGAGCTTGAGGCGGCAGAGCTCCTCCTCGGCCGTGGACGCGTTGCCGGGGCTGCACGACGGGTAGGGCTCGCCGTAGAGGCAGCGCATCCAGTCGCCCACGAAGAACGGGAGCATGTTGATGGCCGCCTCGGCGCTGTTGTCAATCTCGGTCACGCGGACGTACTTGAAGCGGCCGGTCCACGTGACCCTGTGGCCCTCCAGGTGGCTGCACAGGATCTGGGTGCGGGCCATGTTGGTGGCCTTCCAGGCCCGCGGGCCGCACAGGAAGCCGTACTGCGGCCAGGTCAGCGTGGAGTTGTACACCTTCATGCCCTCCGAGCGGTACACGTAGAACCAGCAGAAGAGCACGATGGCCGAGAGCCACACCAGGATGAGCTTGACCACGGAGCTGCGCGTCAGCGAGCGGACCGTGCCCAGCACGGAGAAGCGGGCCCGGGTCCACCAGCGCAGCAGCAGCGGGATGCTGCAGACGGCCGTGGTGACCGCGATCTTGGTGAGCTCCAGCGACACGAACCAGCGGGCGAACTGCACCGCGCCCATCAGCGCCAGGCCGGCCGCCAGCACGGGCAGGGCGAAGAGGAAGAGCACGTAGCCGACGGACGCGCGCACCAGCCCCAGGCCGCTGGACTCGAGCAGGAGCACCACGGAGAGCTCGCACCACATGAAGCAGACCAGGTAAGGGACCAGGTAGCAGTAGGTGCCCTTGAAGTCCCGCAGCCGGGCCAGGCGGAAGAAGACGTAGAGCAGGTGGACGTAGAGCAGGCAGGGGAGGCTGACGTTGAGGACGACGAGGGGGCCGAGGGGCACCGCCAGGAAggtctggcccaggagcttcaggAGCGGCCAGTCCACGGGCAGCGTGGGCAGGAGGGAGAGCAGGCCGGCCGCCACCTCGGTCACCAGGGCCCTCCGGGTGTAGGGCTCGGCCGAGGCGCTGAGGCTCACGTAGCTGGTGACGGTGAAGAAGACGGACACCACGGCCAGCTCCGAGCAGGGGATGCAGTCCTTGCTGGCGACGGGGAAGGAGAAGATGAGGAAGACGACGGACAGCAGGAAGTGGACGTAGGGCTCCAGGTGGTTCCAGCTGAAGTTGCCCTCGGCCTGCTCCACGTCCAGGTTGGGCTCGAAGCGCAGGAGCAGGCTGGTGAGCGCGCGGAAGCTCTCCCAGGCCTTGCTGTCCTGGAAGACCTTGAGGGTGCAGATCACCATGGAGACGAAGGCCAGGTAGAAGACCACCAGGGGCACGACGACGGCGAAGAAGTCGATGGTGAGGTTGCTGATGATGAAGAAGAAGACCAGGGCGTTGATGTGGTGGGTGGGCACCAGGGTGGACAGCCAGTGCAGGCCCGCCCGGGACGCCACGTCGATCAGGTACTCCTTCAGCTCTATGATCACGTGCAGGGGGTACTTGACcacctgggaggagggggagacaaAGACGGGGGGCGTTGGAGGCCGGCCAGGGCGGGACCCCCGACCCCTGCTGTGTCACTGCTCCCGGTCAGCGCCCGCCTCGGCCCGGGGTCTGGGCAAAGCGAACAATTCACCTGCTGTTTCCCACGGCCGGGCCCTTGGTCTGCGAGGTCCGCCCCACCCGTGACGCCTTCTCCAGGTGGTGACGCTCCATGAGGTCCCCACGAACCTTTCCCGGATGCCACCCAATCCCGCCCACCTTCCACCAGGGTTTCCAGACTCACGGGTGCTGGCCTCCCCTGTGAGACCCCGGGCGCCTGGAGGAGCcacccagcccccttccctcccacagGGTCTCGTACTTGCAGAGATGTCAGCCCTGGGCGGCTTGGTCTCAGCCACCCCTGTGGTGAGGACATcaccctcccagcctctgccacccccgacccccacccacccatggGGAGAGGAACGGCTGCTTTACAAGCCTGCCCTGGGCTCTGACCATCCCAGGAGCGGAAGGGACACCAGAGAGCTCGGTGCCCACATGAATGGAGGACAGTTCAGCTACAATGGGGCCAATGCGATGTTTTCAGGGTGGCAGGAGGCCCGACACCAGCCACACCGGccacctgcacccccacccctgcacaccTGGCTGCTCAGGACACACAACCTCCATGGCCATGTTCGAAGGcagcctcccacccccccaaGTCTGTATGGGGTACAAAGGGCGGCACAACGGAAGACAGATGAGGGGCTGTGAGGGAGGCAAGTTGGGGAGTAGCCTCGGAGCGGGGGGGTCCTGCCATCCAGGCTGGCCTGGACCTCTGTGCAGACTCCCCAAGGTATCAGCCCCTCCAGGGCTCAGGGCAGACGAGAGAGAAGCTGGAGAGGGTGAAGAGGGACAGTAGCCATGGACAGTGGCTGTCCCCACACATGTGgtctggaggagggcaggggtctGGGCCAGACCACCCCAGGGAGCCGTCCCCATGGGGGTCACTCGCACAAGGGGGCAGGGAAGCCTGGCTGCGCCCAGAGCCCATCTGAGGGGCCAGGTGATGGAAGCCCCGTCAGCTCCCAGGCCTCCGTCTATGCTCTGGGGACAGGATCCGTCTGCCCAGCCCACAGGGGGACTGGGGAGGAGCAGGGGTCCTGGCAGGGTACAACCAAGTGACAACACGGGAGTGTAGCCGTCATTTGCCCGAGAGCCTCAGCTGTCAATCAAGATGACAGGGACACCGGGGAGCAACCGGGAGCCTGACGTCTCAGATGAGAGGGGCTGGGTCCCCAGAGAAAACGGGAGTGTTTAAGAACGTGTGTGCGCACAGTTACAGACACTCGTGCCCTTGTACCAAGAGCCGCGTCCCTTCTCAGGGGTTTGACAGTTCACTTGCTCTGATTTAGAATCAGCAAGAAAGCGAACAAATGAATACACCAGCGAAgggctcccccagctccctggggcCACTTCtccgggggggggggacacagtGCCCACCCCGTCCGGACACGGTCCTGGGGAACATCGGACGCCGTGACGTTACCCTCGTGGGGATTTCTGACGCTTGCTGGGCAGCAAACCAGCGTCGGCGAAAAGGACTGTTCCAGCTTCTCTGCGAGGGGCCCCTTTGCCCCATAGTCAGACCCGCCAGCTCAAATTCAACAGCGATGGAAGAGCCAGCCTGTCAGCTGCGGCCTCTCGGCTAATCCCTGTGGACGGGGCCTCGCCAACAGCCAGACAGACGAGAGGCGCCCCAGAGCTGCTGTTCCCATCACTGAGCCCTCTGAGCACGGCTGGCGCCCACTGGTTTTGGAGGGGCTGGCCTGGAGGTACCCAAGTAGCTGGCACCTTGGCATGAATCTGAAGTCCTGTTTTAAAGCTCAAaagcattcaattttttttttttttttttttttttagcccatgGGGGTCACACAATTACATGGCTGAGAGGACCTTTAAAAGACAACAAAGCTTCTAGAATCTGCAGTCCGAAGGGTTCGGCTTCTGCCTGCACAATGAGGTGCCTGGGCCACTgtgaccagggagttccctcctCTTCAGGCCTCAACTCTGCCCCCTGTGGCTTCTACCCAAGCCCTCCTTCTTGGGGCCCCACCAACTGTGAGATGAGAAACTTTTTCTATAGCGAAAGTCTGAACAAATTAAAATGAGCTGTTCTTTGAGcaggaaggaaatttttttaaatgagtagaggagttcccgtcgtggcacagtggttaacgaatccgactaggaaccatgaggttgcgggttcggtccctgcccttgctcagtgggttaacgatccggggttgccgtgagctgtggtgtaggttgcagacgcggcttggatcccacgttgctatggctctggcgtaggctggcagctccagctccaattcaacccctagcctgggaacctccatatgccgcaggagtggcccaagaaatggcaaaaagacaaaaaataaaaaaataaataaaaataaataaataaataaaaataaataaaaatgagtagaGAGTCAGTTCCTGAAAGGCCAGGGCTGAGGAGGTCACCTGCACTCGGCTGACGTGAGAAGCAGAAGACAGCTAGTTACCCCCTGGGCAGTGGACCAGAGAGCCCACCGCCCACTTGGCCGGCTGAAACAAGTTAACCTCAGCTGACTCTGCCCAATGGAGTGAATTTCGGTGCACTAGGTCTTCAGTAACTTCATGTAAGAACTGTTATGACTTAAAAATATTcctgactttggagttcccgttgtggcgcagtggaaacgaatccgactaggaaccatgaggtggcgggttcgatccctggccttgctcagtgggttaaggatccggcgttgctgtgagctgtggtgtaggtcacggcttggatctggcgttgctgtggctgtggtgtaggccagcagataaaACTctggttcgactcctagcctgggaacctccatatgccgtgggtgtggccctaaaaagacgaaagacaaaaaaaaaaaaaaaaaaaaaaaaatcctgactatCTTTCAGATGGTTCCTCTGTTGAGAAAGGCTGGAGAAGAGGCGGCCTGGAGGCTGGAGCGTCCCTGGGGTCACGTCAGCTCAGAGCTCGGGCACGTCCCACTTGGGGCAGGGGCTTCCCCAGGAAGCATCCGTTCTCGGGTCTCCAGAGGCTCACGGAGGCTGTGAAAGCTTTTAGCGCCAGGAGACACCTGCCATGAGTCCCGCCCTGGCTTTTGTGCAAGGCTTTGAACGAGGCAAACTATAAAGGAACCAAAGGGCGCTGACAGCTTCAAAACCTGAGAAGGAAGCGCCTTGCTTCCTTGTTGTTGGAACACTCGAAGCTCCTTTCTCCCAACAAGGACTTTCAGATCTCTTGGCGCATGGAGCCCGTCAGGCACCCACAAGGAGGGTGACAAAACTTGCTGTCCAAACCGAGCCGCTTCTGAAAGCAGCCGTTATGCGTAATCACACCAGGATGCAAACCAGGACGCCCAGGCCGGGCCACCGGGCTTCTTACCTGGTTGCCCTCGCACCTTTGACCCTCCCTGGCACTTGGGGAGCGCCTTCTCTTTGCCAAAGCCCACAGCAAATGCTTCACCTGCCTTCTTTCACGTTAATAAGGAAACGCATGGCTTCTGGGAACACTGAGCCCAGGCCTGCCTCTGTGGGGACCTTTAGTCTCAGCCGTGACCTCCCCAGTCAAGCTCCTCAGCCATCCTGACCCCAGGTCTCAGAACTTTCACTCTGGACGCGCTACCTGCCCTCGGAGACGCGCCCTCAGCTCACTGGTCCTGAGAGTGGCCTGCACATCCTGCCCCCTCTggactgcagcatcttgggaactCGTTTTCAAGCCAGCTCCCCACCCACCAAGGGCAGCCGGTCTGAGCTCCAcgtccagcccccagcctggcacgCACACCGAGCTGTGTCTGACGCGGGGACACATCAGCACACCTCCCGCCACGGACTCACACCCCCCAGCCCGTGTACCACGCGGACGGCAGTTCACACGCATCCCCTGACAGCTGGGAGCACGCAGAAGCGGCCCCTTCCGGGTGACTCCCGCCAGGGGCTCTGTGACGCTTCATCGGCCCAGAGGCCCCTGTGCTGCCCGGGCACTCCCGGCCCCTCGTGGTGATGGACCTGCCTGGTAGCCAGACGTCTGTAAATCCTGGCGTTCCTGCCAGCTAAGCTGCAGACACGACGAACTCAACCCCAGGAGTTCCACTGGGGGATATGGTGAGAGGACAGCGGCCTCGGCCAGTCACCCCACGTGACCAGGAACATAAAAGCTGTTGCACCAGGGGCACCAGCCGCCACTCCTGGCTGTCGGCAGGTGTCTGCACGCCGTCCTTGCTGCTGGCTGGCTGACGGCGGTGGCAAGCACTGCTCCTGCCCTTAGGTGGGTCCTCAGTcgcccctgccaccccctccacACCACACCTGCTTGCTCCCCAAGCTCCCCGGCCCCTTGAGCACAAACGCTTTGCTTTGGGGGGAAGGCACCTTCGAAAGACTGACTGCCACTCTGCCAGAAATGgataattttttgaaatgacaaaggCTAAGTGAAAGGCGGCCTCGAGCACATAGCGTCCTGCTCCCCACGCAGCAATttgcagcaaaagacaaaagacgagcAGGGGCCCGGCTCGTCCATCGCCCACAAAGCCCGCCCGACAGCACCCTTGGTGTCAGAGGCTTCCGTTCCTTATGCGATTATGGGGACACCTGCTGGACGGGCCTCCCCAGGGACAAGCTCCACGGTTCCCGAGGCGCCCAAGCTGGGCAAGGtgcccccacctccagcttcccagaggggcggggaggggaagggtgggggtgggtgcagccccagcCCCGCTCACCTTCAGGCGCAGGGGCAGGTCCTCGGGGCTCTTGCCGGCCAGCTCGTCGTCGTCATCGTCCTGCAGGAACAGGTCGGTGGGGATGATGCCCTTGGCGTACTTCTTGGTGACCTCCACGAAGTCATCCAGGGCGATGTGGCTCTTGGCTGAAGCGCAGGAGAGAACGCACGGGGTCTGCAAAGCTGCCAGCGCGCTGCCACCCCGTGTGGGCGGGTGGGGGCCAGGGTCAGCGAGGAGGGAGCTCCGCCCGCGCTCAGGGGAGCGAACCCCTCTCTGGGGctggacgggggcgggggggcagacaGTCCTCACCTTGATGACCCGCCCCGCCCCCGAGGGTCCCCCCAGCTCCAGCCTAGTGGCTGCCTCAGTCCAGCTCCCATCAGCCCGTCCGCCACCTTCGCCACCAGTGCACCAGGACCCCTTCTCTCCCTCGGCCCCGGCTCCTCAGCACGCCGACACCGCATCCCAGCCCCCCACTGACCCTCTGGTCAACACGCACGCTCCGAGGGCCTACCACGCGCCCGAGCACCGAGAAACACTTGGAACGGGTGACGCAATCCAGAGGGTGCCCACGTTTGGCTCCCCGTCttggcaggaggggagaggggctcacACCCCACAAAGCCAGACGATCCCCCGGAGCTGCGGCCACACAGGCCGGCAGAGGGCTGCCTGGCGGGAGCAGGGAGTGGACCGCCCACGATCGCAGGCGTGAGCACGGCGACCAGAGGCAGGGCTGGCCCTGCCACACCTGCTGTTCACCAGGTATTTCCCGAGCcctcctgggtggggtggggctgtgttcccagcGCTGCGGACACCACAACCTGTTGGTCCCAGAAGACAGCAGACAAACCACGGCACTAACACAGGGAATAGTCTGGAATGCGGCGAGCACCGCGGGAGGGGCGGGGCATGGAGAAGGGGGTTCATCAACCCCAAGGATCGGAAAAGGAGCCAGGGACTCGCGTGGGATGCAGTGACCACTATGGGGTGGGGCCTGCCTGGGTGGCAGTGCAGGGCTGGACACACGAGGTTTGAACGGACCGTGAGACCACCGGGGGCAAGGCGGGGAGCAGGGGCTGGACACGCGGGTGTGAGGGGCTGTGAGTGTGGGGTCGTGACGGCACGCGACACTGTGAGATGGGCCACCAAGGCAGTGATTGTGGACACAGAGTCAGGTCCCCGGGGCAGTGCTGACGTCCAGAGTCACGGGGGCAGGAGACCCGAGTCAGGCAGCAGCAAGgacaggagcaggaggaggccgggagggaggcaggagggagaggaccCTCCGCCCACACTGCTGATGGGCTCCCTGGGACCAACAGAGGACGGACCTAGCCGTGGGTCACTGGTGACCTGGACAGAGCCACTATGGTGGATCGGCACCTGTcctccctggggaagagcctggggtggggggagaactCGAGACGGTGCCCACAGACACCTCTTTCTAGAAGCTTCGCTGGAAAAGGGACAGAGAAACAGGGTGGTGGCCATGGGCAGGTGGGGTTCAGAGAGGGTTCCGTCCTTTTTCTCTGAGGTGGGAGAAACAAACACGTCTTCACAGACTGCTAGGCAGGAATGTTCCGCGGATGGGCGATGGTGATGGGGGAGCCGTGAGCACGGGGGCCGTGTCCTTGAGGGGTCGGGGGCCAGGAGCCCGCACTCGAGGGGAGGGTGACCCCGCCGTCAGCCCCGGGGCACTGGGCCAGGGGACAGGACTGTCCACACCCGCCACCGAGGCTCAGCGAGTCCAAGGCTCTCACAGCTAGTGGGCGGCAGGGCCAGCCTCGGACCCCGTCTGCCTGAGCCCAGGACACTGATTTCTCATTCGACCCCACGGCCTTCTAGCAATTACTACCTCCTCAGCAAAGGTCTGACGTGCTTTATCCTAAAACCCCTGGGGTGGAGCAGGCCGGGGCGGCCCATGGGTCTGAGCTCCTGGCT is a window encoding:
- the WFS1 gene encoding LOW QUALITY PROTEIN: wolframin (The sequence of the model RefSeq protein was modified relative to this genomic sequence to represent the inferred CDS: inserted 1 base in 1 codon), whose amino-acid sequence is MVMAVKVVVVLMVMLMVVMEMLVLMMLMMLVLMMLMVMMVVLMMELVKLGSKESSSLPGELKRCGRGGRAGRGGARARVGSEPFAVRSDWQARRPLSGPSRRRVLWATQGVERGLWPRLQPCPSRLCGPRSPVSTVTSAAGSVSASSLRSRSVQLLRSNFAGSPEAQGRRGAACGPLAGRGLSEISVLSSLLQSPVLSHSPRLHPATSGWPPRPLHPAPRALSPPPPAPPQARSRLNATASVEQEKSEAPRAAGPQAGPGPGPDVRDAAAPDAPRASRARSQERVDRTGPVRADVGIPFEEVLEKAKAGDPKAQTEVGKHYLQLAGDGDEEXNNCTAVDWLTLAAKQGRREAVKLLRRCLADRKGITSENEQEVKQLSSETDLERAVRKAALVMYWKLNPKKKKQVAVSELLENVGQVNEHDGGVQPGPVPKSLQKQRRVLERLVSSESKSHIALDDFVEVTKKYAKGIIPTDLFLQDDDDDELAGKSPEDLPLRLKVVKYPLHVIIELKEYLIDVASRAGLHWLSTLVPTHHINALVFFFIISNLTIDFFAVVVPLVVFYLAFVSMVICTLKVFQDSKAWESFRALTSLLLRFEPNLDVEQAEGNFSWNHLEPYVHFLLSVVFLIFSFPVASKDCIPCSELAVVSVFFTVTSYVSLSASAEPYTRRALVTEVAAGLLSLLPTLPVDWPLLKLLGQTFLAVPLGPLVVLNVSLPCLLYVHLLYVFFRLARLRDFKGTYCYLVPYLVCFMWCELSVVLLLESSGLGLVRASVGYVLFLFALPVLAAGLALMGAVQFARWFVSLELTKIAVTTAVCSIPLLLRWWTRARFSVLGTVRSLTRSSVVKLILVWLSAIVLFCWFYVYRSEGMKVYNSTLTWPQYGFLCGPRAWKATNMARTQILCSHLEGHRVTWTGRFKYVRVTEIDNSAEAAINMLPFFVGDWMRCLYGEPYPSCSPGNASTAEEELCRLKLLAKHPCHIKKFDRYKFEITVGMPYSGANGSRSPEEDDVTKDIVLRASSEFKDVLLHLRQGSVIEFSTILEGRLGSKWPVFELKAISCLNCMAQLSPARRHVKLERDWRSTAHAAVKFAFDFFFFPFLSAA